The Palaemon carinicauda isolate YSFRI2023 chromosome 38, ASM3689809v2, whole genome shotgun sequence genomic interval AGTTAGGCAATGTGTAATGGTGTGGAGTTGGTTTGATTGTTTAAAggtgacagtttcttgatgtagagAGTTTCTAAGAGGAGCGAAAGGCAGTCGGATGTTTGGGAGAGGATTTCGAAATGGTTATACTGACTATGGGTTTTATATGAATTTGAATGGTTTCTTATGAAGGAAAATTCCTTTGATTTTAATATGGAATcggtgcgatgactgacacccctatgggaatcaatGCGGGCCTGCATCAACTGTCGCTTAGACccgatataattttcaaaattacattttggaaaagtatatatgtatacagcggAGAATCGCATCAATTCCGGGGGTGGTGGGGAGGTGtccttgaacctgaaaagtttaccAATATTTGATGGTTTTTAAGATACACTTAAAATTAGTATAAGGGTACATAGAACTGAGGGGTGTGTTGAGCTCGtgtctgaaataaaaagaaaacaatctcATGTaaaagacccaggcccacatggctgaggactatgaagcgcgaagtaggagatgatgaatggagaagtattgaattaaaagctcaagatagagatgactggcgaaaactaaccgaggccctgcgtcaataggcgtagggggagatgataatgacgatgatgaatgTAAGAGATGCTTTTTTTTCAGCATTTCcttcgattttttattttttttttcaaaaaatcttaCAGTTTTAAACCACATCTTTTGAAAGTAAGTCCAGCCACTCATATATCTATGCAAATATTACGTTGGCATTCCTGTTTATGTCATAAGTGttttaattgtaaaggacctcgGTAAATATTGCTTTGACATTCCTGTTTCATGACAAGTGTTTTTACTAGTGTTTTAGATATTTGTGTTATATATCTTAATTATTGTACTATTTATTTtactaaatgtttttatttttttattttacgttaCTACAGAATTATTTTAAACAGAAATTGTAATatctgattaatttctaatgtaaacttaATTTCCTATTTTATATAGCCCTAATGATGGAAATGGATTCACGAAACGTTGGTTAATGGAATAAAGATGTAAGAGGATTTGAAGTCTTCCTTCTgtcatgttcattattattatatatatataatatatatacatatattatatatatatatatatatatatatatatacatatatatatatatatatatatatatatatacacatatatatacagaaatttagagagagagagagagagagagagagagagagagagagagagagagagagagagagagagagagagagagagagagagagagagagagagagagaatatcatatcCTCTAAATATCCCACCTAAGAATGCAGAAGTATTTTCCTCCTTATCGCACTGTGTTTTCGTGTTAGAAGATCTGGACAGCTCATCGTTCGCGATAATGCTTTTGCAGTCCTTGTAAGTCTTCAACTTGAGCGCAACTGCCAAGAGGGTTCGAATCACGGGCTGATGATTGGGATCGACCCTGATTTTCCTCCTCTTGTGAGAACGACGAATCGGGCTGTTAGGGGGAACTTTCACGCCACTGGTCTCCTCCTTCGCAGTGAAACTTAAGGACATCTGTTAGATGAAAGGCGTTGCTTATTAAGAATCTTTGACAAAAAAAAACCTGCATTTGATCCAAAACTTTCATTACCGTTGCTCAATGCATAACcaatttacttattatttatgtgagaaatttaaaattttcctcTCATTTAGCTCGTATTGTTTTAAAGGCGCTGATGAGTTTAttttggatttgaaaaaaaaatctgatttcatCAGGAAATAGTGTTTACTTGTATTTGTGTACTTATTTATACTGGTATGTTGCTCATTGTATATAATGATGCCCAAAGTTTAGGTTTTAAAGATCTATTGATGAGTACTGTTAATTGCATTAATTGTTAAAATCCACAACACTAACTAGTCGTAAAGTATTGTTTATTGTGAGTTCaatattgataatttctttttatttaaagatattCATTGAAGggagaggaattattattattattattattattattattattattattattattattattattattattactagctaaactacaactcaggttggaaaagcaggatgctattagcccatgggctccaacaaggccaaatagcccagtgaggaaagaaaataaataaactataagagaagtaatgaacacttgaaataaaatattttaagaacagtagcaacattcaaacagatatttcatatataagctataaaaacttgattaaaaaaaacacacaagagaattaaatagaatagtatgtatgagtgtactttcaagcaagagaactctaccccaagactgtggtacagagactattcactacccaagaccagagaactacctaccatagctaaagagtctcatctacccttacgtAGAGGGGAGATAAGAAAACATTTGTTGATAGGTATTTCTGCTAGTATTACTAACATTTGGTATCGTGTAtcgcctgttttatatatatatatatatatatatatatatatatatatatatatatatatatatatatatatatatatatatatatatatatatttgtccttttTTACCATTTTGTGGCactttagtatcatcatcatcatcatctcctatgcctattggcggaaaggtcctcggttagattttaccagtcatctctatcttgagattttaaaatcagtacttctccatgcaccatctcctacttcacgcttcatggtcctcagccatgtaggcctgggtcttccacctcttctagtgccttctggagcccagtggGAAGTTTAGTTAACTAATTTCTCCTggagagcgcgaagagcatgcccaaaccatctccatctacccctcaccatgatctcatccacatatggcacttgagtgatctcttatagttttatttctaatcctgtcctcccattcaactcccaatattcttctgagggctctgttctcaagtctacaaaatctgttggagattgtttcactgtcataccatatgtccatagagtaacaccgatctcactaaactgatatataacctgatttttatatgatttcaggcggtttgatttccagattttacttaaactagccattgcctgaattgattttttcaatctttcattaaactaaaattctaaagatcctgtattagatatcatagttcttaACTATTTacatgattcaacctcattaatcctttctcctttcaatgatatttcatcttccatcgcatactccgttcttatcatctctgtctttgttctatttatcttgagaccaacctcatgatattttatgcattctggtaagcaagctttgcaagtcctatggtgttctgcttataaggacagcggcatcagcatactctagttcagtTAATTTCCCGTTACTTTAGTATagagaaaatttacttttgtttattGAATAATGTTTTAAATGAATCTAATCTTACTTTTGGGGGTAACGATCTAATTTAAGTTTGAATAATGATCAGCAGTTGATGGTGAAATAATATCCtaagatatatatttaaaatttctgaTTACACCTTTGAAAGAGTCGAATGTTACCACTGACTAATGAGTTGACTAACCTCTGAATAATGAGTCTTAATGACGATGAAGTAATGAATGACACAGAAGAGTTTGATTATAGTTGCCATGCCTCTGACGTTGGGCATATAAGGCATCGTGTAGAAGAACCAGACGAACAGCATCACCAGGGTGACAGACGTCCAAACAAGCCACAGGAGAACGAGGAAGCGAATGTCCTGACGAAGGTTGCCCGAGAAAGAGAATTAAAAGATCATTCTTATAAGAATACGAGAACGGGTTATCATTTGATATATTATCAGCACAGGGTAGTGTATTTTCATTCGTTTATAAGTATAGTAGATATTTTTATTGCTAATGGATAGACAATTAtaactacgatttttttttttttgatgaatcaGTTGGTTTCTTAGTTCTACatttatttacttaaaaaaaaaaaaaagcttaactaCTGCGATCATGAAATTATATCAATGAATCATTTAATTATACTGTGGGAGCAAATAGACATAAATACTTACTCTTTTTGAACCGATGATTAACAAAATGGACATGACCCACTGCCCCGAGGAGATGATACCGCTGGCCAAACTCAGCCTTGTGTCTAGAATTATGATAGAAAGTAAACCTTACATATACTTAATATAACATTCAGTATACTGATAGATATGATTTCTATATTGCTGAACATATTTCGGGCATTACTAACTAGCTAAATCAATATACCTAACATATGAATACATTAGGTTTAATTAGCCAATAAGACTGAATATTCGGTTAATGTATTGTTAAGCCACGTTTCAACCGTTTACATTGCACGGTAATTAGCTGGAAAGAATGATCCACGTCTTAGTTGTTTACTTGtgctctgtatatatgtgtgtgtatatataagcctaAATATACAATGTgcaaatttatattcataaataaaaggtGCCAAACCAAGCCTACTGCAATGAGTTGTTATGAAATTTCTAGTAATACCActaagtttttgttttgtttgcgtgttttataagatttttaaaaatatttctttgaatcATATATGCGCAACGCATGACAATATACTCATATTCATCACGAATTTTATCAACGAATTATGTACATATTTTAGATTCCGTAAACATGGCCGTTTTCTATACTTGTTTTCTCACAGTAAATAAGAATAGAAGAAAATGGAAGTCAAGCTATCCTGAATTAAAGCAATAACTACAAAATATCACTGTAACCTTTGATTGCCAATTTAGAGTATATTATTGAATTAAATTGTAATGGATTATCATTAATAAACTTCCAAAATGTTTGAATAGATAATGGAGCTTACTCATATTATCTAAATTAGTCTTAATATTTTTGCCCCATTACAGTATAACATCCACCACATCTATGTTTAATACAGTATATCCTAACAACTCTGCTTTCTCTTAGGGATATTCCTTTACTCACTGGCTGCCTCCTATCATTTATATCATACTTATGCGCATGTGCAAATTTAGTGATGAGCTTCATAATTTTCAAGGCCTATTTGGTCATACTCACTTGTATAGTGGTCAATGCACTGGTGACAATATTCGTATTCACTGTAGGCTGTGAGGTAGTCGAAACACTGGCCGAAGGACTCCCACACCTGCAGAAGGTTTATTTATAAATTAATGGCAGTGATTATAATAGTTCTTTTAAAATTGCGTCTAGTTTACTGTAtgaattcaattaatgatatacatGTGCCCTTACACATCATAACATAACtcctcaatatatacagtatatatatatatatatatatatatatatatatatatatatatatatatgagccaaccCCTGTAAGACGAATTAACTTGCCGGAAGAGAATtcatttatgtacagttggacacaggaattcctgtcaTACCTCGTTGTGAGGAAGTGTTCCCTGTCACATCCTACTGCACTACAAGTAACCAAATAGTTAGTATAGGGAGAGATGTTAGTGGTGGTTGGGGCTCCACACAGGAACTCACCGccaagtaatggtgtgacagggtacacttccacAGAAAGacgtgtaccaagaattcctgtgtccatctgtacgtTCTATTAAACTTCAGTCTGCATCAATCAGCGTAATTTATGAATTAATAGCTTGGTTGGTAGTCGATAATGGTGTGCTGCAAGCAATCTAATCTCAGATTCATTGCTGCAAACTGAAATAATACCACTGAAAGTTcgtagtttaaaaaagaaaaaaaaaactgggtattGTACCTTCGTGTGTTTCATCTTCGATCATTAGTCAAAGGAACAAATCTCTTAGTTCTGTAGCCTTTTCGGAACTTACTCCttcttgtatgtatgtattgtcATTAAATGCGGTCTCGAATGGGGTTGCCTGCCGTCTTAAGACAACGCCCTTACAATGTCCAATAACACTTCTCTTCAAAGAAAACGCTCTGAAGGAAAATACGAACTTACCACTGTAATGCCCCATTTAACATTTTCCGCTTACTGTTATTTTAgccatttcaaaatgattaatagtaAGGAAAGAATGGAAAACTAATACCAAAatccatatgtatgtgtgtgtgtatatatatatatatatatatatatatatatatatatatatatatatatatatgtgtgtgtgtgtgtgtgtgtgtataaatatatatatgtatatatgtatataaatatatatatatatatatatatatatatatatatatatatatatatatatatatataatgaacaacaTGATTATGTATATTAAAGCTTCCAGAGCATCAGCTTCTTCATACGCCTACGGAGAATGCTTACCTTTATTGCGTTAATCCtccatatctatctaactatctatatatgtgtatatatatatatgtatatatgtttatatatatatatatatatatatatatatatatatatgtgtgtgtatgtatgtatgtatgtatatacacacgcacacacacacatcatctacGAACGTTGACGcatagggtctcggttagatttcacccgtcgtctcttatcttgcgcttttaattcaatacttctccattcatcatttcctacttcacgcttcatagttctcagccatattggcctgggtcttccaattcttctagtaccttgtagagcccagttgaaagtttggtgaactaatgtctcctggggaatgcgaagagcatctcaaaccaactccatctacccctcgccatgatctcatccacatattgcgctcgagtaatctctcatatagtttcttttctaatcttgtcctgtcccagtatccttctgagggctttgttctcaaatctactaaatctgttggagattgtttcattgtcataccatgactcatttccttTCCATACAGTAAcgcctgatttttatatggaatttcaggtgatttgatatatatatatatatatatatatatatattatacatatatatatatatatgtacatacatatatatacatacatgtatatacacacacatatatatatatacatatatatatatatatatatatatatatatatatatatatttatacatgtatatatgtatatatacacacacatatatatatgtatgtaaatatataaatatatatatttatgaatatagatatatatatatatttatatatgtatatatatatatatatatatatatatatatatactgtatatgtacacccTTTTGTTATCTACCATCCTTTAATAGCACATTAGACCTATCAGTCCCTCCTTTTGAGTATTATATTCTTAACGAGTTAGCCATCTCCTTCTTGCCTGAGACAGTCTCTTGTCTAATAAAGGCTATTGGGTTACCCGTCTCATTTTCCTGCgattaaaaaaaagggggagaaATAAAAGATTTAAGAAATCTATGTATGCTCACCAAGCTAACGATGCCAATCCAATAGCAAGCAGCTTTCCCGGTCATGCAGAAGCAACACGTCAAGGAGTAACACTGGTTTTCTTTGCTGTATTGGCAACCCATTTTTCATCTGCAAAGAGAACATAATAGATATTAACCTAAAGAGGAGGATTGTTATTGTGACtccttttttcctttatttcctggGGAAATTTTTATTTGTGGAAAAAGCTTAGTAAAATACGCcatctttttttaaattatgtttGTAAGAATTTTCACTAAGaaaaatttccttttgttttacTCGATTTAGCTTATACAACCTGAACGTGGCTGCCCTTTTTCTTTTGTCGAAAAATATTAGTGATAAAAATAATGTGAAAACTGCAGTTATGTAAAACTTATTTGAtgaatatgtttttttcaaaatagtTACAATAATTTTCTGAAATACATTTTCGATATACAAAGttacatattttatatttctaaacaCAAGAGTGGTACTTCTGTATCTTAATATGTTCATATACAATATGTGCTTTGATACCATACTAGtattggggtacactcgggcacactattctatttaattctcttcctcttgtttttaaagtttatgtagtaaatatttattttaatgttactgatctttaaatattttatttttccttgtttcctttcctcactgggctattttctctgttgagacccctgggcttatagcatcctccttttccaactacggttgtagcttaacaagtaatgataataataattgatggaaGACCATGTTACCTTAGTCgccagatttaatatttaaagatttACAGTAATTGTAATGATAAATCTTATTCTGAATGCTTTCATATTAAAGTAGCAATTGTGATCAATTTggatttcattgaagaaaatacatttttttttgaagtttttataagtttatttacttttgcGAAAATGGAAGGAACATTTCTGTAATATTTTCTGATTTGTAATTCCTAATGGGAATTTTAATCCTTGTAGAATGAGCAAGAACTCTTGATTCATTATTATATTGGTTGATTTAATGATTAGCCTTTTCAGAATATAAATTTTGACATGTTACTTGAAGCGgtcggtctattattattattattattattattattattattattattattattattattattattgcaatatttGTCAAGCCACAAACCTAGCTTGAAAATCAGGATGCTCGAGGGCTCGAATAGGGGAAGCAGCCCAAtgcggaaaaaaaataaagaaataacgaataaactatatttgAGAAATAATACAGAGACTGTAAAACATATCTAtctcagtaacaacgttgaatagatcagtcatatattatttatgaaacacgaCTTACGTTAACCTGTTCCATAGAAAAgcatttattgcaagtttgaactttgacgtttaggaagatcattccacaatctgatcacagctgaagtaaaacttctagaatactgtgtaacattgagccttatgataaacAAGGCAAGGCTGTTAGAGTTGACTGCATAGCTTATACTATGTttgaaacaaggtacaatgaagtAATTATAACATTTCCTCATGATAGATTAATCacgaaaaatctttaaaaaaacaaaagagcTTTCTGAATATGccattttgtgcaattggagaataAATTAACTGGATATTTTTCTgaaaagtatatttgca includes:
- the LOC137630676 gene encoding uncharacterized protein isoform X2; protein product: MGCQYSKENQCYSLTCCFCMTGKAACYWIGIVSLVWESFGQCFDYLTAYSEYEYCHQCIDHYTNTRLSLASGIISSGQWVMSILLIIGSKRDIRFLVLLWLVWTSVTLVMLFVWFFYTMPYMPNVRGMATIIKLFCVIHYFIVIKTHYSEMSLSFTAKEETSGVKVPPNSPIRRSHKRRKIRVDPNHQPVIRTLLAVALKLKTYKDCKSIIANDELSRSSNTKTQCDKEENTSAFLEAIASPPTTTTANLEARPSQKENCTLVHQPFKLENCRPQDELLATPLSKSNDASEENKTNFKSDIPTGEDSTAVRLMSYKPKELVLEEGLLNLPTTTSELRILHMQKKRVSWTAKGSERHHQFNRNNPLRTLSMQDLSTGTSIPCVPEGRKSDESDFYSKSAIAIKRRKSYKVAVGHVDVEQTAADEERRILHVTDL
- the LOC137630676 gene encoding uncharacterized protein isoform X1, producing the protein MGCQYSKENQCYSLTCCFCMTGKAACYWIGIVSLVWESFGQCFDYLTAYSEYEYCHQCIDHYTNTRLSLASGIISSGQWVMSILLIIGSKRDIRFLVLLWLVWTSVTLVMLFVWFFYTMPYMPNVRGMATIIKLFCVIHYFIVIKTHYSEMSLSFTAKEETSGVKVPPNSPIRRSHKRRKIRVDPNHQPVIRTLLAVALKLKTYKDCKSIIANDELSRSSNTKTQCDKEENTSAFLEEAIASPPTTTTANLEARPSQKENCTLVHQPFKLENCRPQDELLATPLSKSNDASEENKTNFKSDIPTGEDSTAVRLMSYKPKELVLEEGLLNLPTTTSELRILHMQKKRVSWTAKGSERHHQFNRNNPLRTLSMQDLSTGTSIPCVPEGRKSDESDFYSKSAIAIKRRKSYKVAVGHVDVEQTAADEERRILHVTDL